In Magnolia sinica isolate HGM2019 chromosome 12, MsV1, whole genome shotgun sequence, a single genomic region encodes these proteins:
- the LOC131220198 gene encoding cysteine-rich receptor-like protein kinase 25 yields the protein MHNFQSKPLDFLLHLTYFLLLLFPTLSHAQYLNRICSNRANYTANSPFGTNLNQVLSVLSSNARFYTYFYDNKGDDPAIAYGLYLCRGDITTDLCSTCVNQASQEIKQKCGMTTDAVIWYDYCTLRYSDRRFRSVYDPTYNSIDVFLSNVADASDPQQFKSTLNRLMKNISSVAAFDPLVRKFATGEANSTINQTIYGLVQCTQDLTNDDCNACLQDAISKIPKCCDGKIGGRVLGANCVLRFEIARFFASPAAVAPAAPSPPTTTVGKHRF from the coding sequence ATGCATAACTTCCAATCGAAGCCGTTGGATTTCCTCCTCCATCTAACTTACTTTCTTCTTCTACTCTTCCCTACCCTTTCTCATGCCCAATATCTCAATCGAATCTGTTCAAATAGAGCTAATTATACTGCTAACAGCCCCTTCGGAACTAATCTCAACCAGGTACTTTCCGTTCTAAGTTCCAACGCTCGCTTCTACACATACTTCTACGACAACAAGGGCGACGATCCTGCAATCGCCTATGGTCTCTACCTCTGCAGAGGGGACATCACTACTGACCTCTGCAGCACCTGCGTCAACCAGGCCAGTCAAGAAATCAAACAGAAGTGCGGCATGACAACAGATGCAGTCATATGGTATGATTACTGTACGTTGCGTTACTCAGACCGCAGATTCAGATCTGTATACGATCCCACATATAATTCTATAGATGTGTTTTTATCGAATGTGGCGGATGCATCGGACCCTCAGCAGTTTAAATCGACACTGAACCGTTTGATGAAGAATATTTCTTCTGTGGCTGCGTTCGATCCTTTGGTTCGGAAGTTTGCAACTGGAGAAGCTAATTCTACGATCAATCAGACAATATATGGACTTGTGCAGTGCACCCAGGATTTAACTAATGACGACTGCAACGCGTGCTTGCAAGATGCTATTTCTAAGATTCCGAAGTGCTGTGATGGAAAGATAGGGGGCCGAGTTCTCGGTGCAAATTGTGTTTTGAGGTTCGAGATCGCCCGCTTTTTTGCGTCTCCAGCTGCGGTTGCACCAGCCGCTCCATCACCTCCAACTACTACTGTTGGTAAGCATCGTTTCTAA